One Nicotiana sylvestris chromosome 12, ASM39365v2, whole genome shotgun sequence genomic window carries:
- the LOC138883584 gene encoding uncharacterized protein, whose amino-acid sequence MPFVLKNVGATYMRAMNTLFHDMIHKEIEVYVDDVIIKTKQQPDHVGDVRKCFLEASQFRSIEFRNIPRIYNEVVDALATLALMLHHPDKAYVDPLHIQVRDQHVYCNVVEEEIDGKPWFHDIQEYIRMMVYPVQASGDQKGTIRRLASRFFLSGGILQKRNPDLGLLRYIDVKQDTIIMTEVHSGVSGPHMSGYVLAKKILRANYYWLTMERDCIIYVRKCHQCHVHDALIHSSPSELHTIYAPWPFVAWGMDAIGPIEPATSNGHRFILVAIDYFTKWVEAMNFKSVTKKEVVDFVHSNIICQFGIPKENGAVEAANKNIKKILRKMVQVDATPYLLVYGTEAVIPVEVEIPFLRIVAEAEIDNDEWVKPRLEQLSLIDEKSLAAVCHGQLYQKRMERAYNKKLHPQKFEVGQQVLKHILPHQAETKGKCFPKLVRLLPLAVATSQAGGGAKGPTAHTPEQRIHVDQVLEIIPIPKSQLSPGQGISFRG is encoded by the exons atgccatttgttttgaaaaatgttggggcaacctacatgagggcaatgaatACTctgttccatgacatgatacacaaggagattgaggtttatgtagatgatgtgatcataaagacGAAGCAACAGCCTGACCATGTCGGAGATGTGAGGAAATGTTTTCTAGAGGCTTCGCAA tttcgatcaatagaattcaggaaTATTCCAAGGATatataatgaggttgtcgatgccttggctaccttggcgttaatgttgcatcatccggacaaagcttatgttgaccctttgcatattcaagttcgtgatcagcacgTCTACTGTAATGTGGTTGAGGAAGAAATTGATGgtaaaccatggttccatgatatccaggaatacatcaggatgatggtatatccggtacaagcctCAGGTGATCAAAAAGGAACAATTCGACGTTTGGCTAgcagatttttcttgagtgggggAATTCTGCAGAAAAGAAATCCAGATCTTGGACTGTTGAGGTACATAGATGTTAAACAAGATACGattatcatgaccgaagtacattccggagtttccgggccgcatatgagtgggtatgttctggcaaagaaaattcttcgagcaaattattattggctcaccatggaacgagatTGCATTATCtatgtgcgtaagtgtcatcaatgccatgtACACGATGCTTTGATTCATTCTTCGCCGTCTGAGTTGCATACAATATACGCGccttggccttttgttgcttggggcatggacgccattggaccaattgaaccagcgacatcaaatgggcataggttcattctggtagccatcgactatttcactaagtgggttgaagctatgaattttaaatctgtgaccaagaaggaaGTGGTTGACTTTGTTCACTCGAACATCATTTGTCAGTTCGGaattccaaag gaaaatggagcagttgaggctgccaataagaatataaagaagatacttcgaaagatggtgcaag tagatgcaactccttatttgttggtatatggtactgaagcagtgatacctgtgGAAGTTGAGATTCCATTCCTTCGAATTGTTGCTGAAGCAGAGATTGAcaatgatgagtgggtcaaaccCCGATTGGAGCAActaagtttgattgatgagaaaagcctggcggcagtatgtcatggccagttgtatcaaaagagaatggaaagagcatacaacaagaagttGCATCCccagaaatttgaagtgggtcaacaagtattgaaacatatccttccacatcaggctgaaacAAAAGGCAAGTGTTTCCCCAAATTG gtaaggttgcttccccttgctgtagccacatctcaggctgggggaggagcaaaGGGTCCCACCGCtcacactcctgagcagcgaatTCATGTTGATCAGGTCTTAGAGATTATTCCTATACCAAAGTCCCAGCTCAGCCCAGGACAGGGCATcagcttcagaggatga